A window from Sordaria macrospora chromosome 2, complete sequence encodes these proteins:
- a CDS encoding 60S ribosomal protein uL4 yields the protein MASRPTVTIIGADGKATGATEVLPKVFGAPIRPDIVKHVHTGMAKNKRQPYSVSEKAGHQTSAESWGTGRAVARIPRVSGGGTHRAGQAAFGNMCRSGRMFAPTKIWRKWHVKVNQGQKRFATASALAASAAAPLLMARGHQVSSVPEVPLVIDSAAFSGANKTANALALLKAVGAGADVEKAKASKKLRAGKGKLRGRRHRQRRGPLVVYSAETDGKDLVQGFRNIAGVETSPVDALNLLQLAPGGHLGRFIVWTSAAIKELDAVYESKKGFQLPVNVVAQADLTRLINSSEIQSVLRAPKGEAKTKRVNVQKKNPLRNKQVLLRLNPYAATFAKEKLGEIKEEGKPQRVPATFKTLLQE from the exons ATGGCCTCCAGACCTaccgtcaccatcatcggcgccgaTGGCAAGGCCACCGGCGCCACCGAGGTCCTCCCCAAGGTCTTCGGCGCTCCCATCCGCCCGGATATCGTCAAGCACGTCCACACCGGCATGGCCAAGAACAAGCGCCAGCCCTACTCCGTCTCCGAGAAGGCTGGTCACCAGACCTCCGCTGAGTCTTGGGGCACTG GTCGCGCTGTTGCCCGTATCCCCCGTGTCTCCGGTGGTGGTACTCACCGCGCCGGTCAGGCCGCTTTCGGTAACATGTGCCGTTCCGGTCGCATGTTCGCCCCCACCAAGATCTGGCGCAAGTGGCACGTCAAGGTCAACCAGGGCCAGAA GCGTTTCGCTACTGCCTCTGCCCTTGCTGCCTCCGCTGCCGCTCCTCTCTTGATGGCCCGCGGTCACCAGgtctcctccgtccccgAGGTTCCCCTCGTTATTGACTCCGCTGCTTTCTCCGGTGCCAACAAGACCGCCAAcgcccttgccctcctcaaggctgttggtgctggtgccgatgtcgagaaggccaaggcctcCAAGAAGCTCCGCGCCGGTAAGGGCAAGCTCCgtggccgccgccaccgccagcgTCGCGGTCCCCTCGTCGTCTACTCCGCCGAGACCGACGGCAAGGACCTCGTCCAGGGCTTCCGCAACATCGCCGGTGTTGAGACCTCCCCCGTCGAtgccctcaacctcctccagctcgcccCCGGTGGCCACCTCGGCCGCTTCATCGTCTGGACCTctgccgccatcaaggagctTGATGCCGTCtacgagtccaagaagggcTTCCAGCTTCCCGTCAACGTTGTCGCCCAGGCCGACCTTACCCGCCTCATCAACTCTTCTGAGATTCAGTCCGTCCTCCGTGCCCCCAAGGGCgaggccaagaccaagcgCGTCAACgtccagaagaagaaccctCTCCGCAACAAGCAGgttctcctccgcctcaaCCCCTACGCCGCTACCTtcgccaaggagaagctcggcgagatcaaggaggagggcaagccCCAGCGCGTTCCCGCCACCTTCAAGACCCTCCTCCAGGAGTAA